In Candidatus Methylomirabilota bacterium, a genomic segment contains:
- a CDS encoding acyl-CoA dehydratase activase-related protein, which translates to MSTLTLPRWFGRTPSAVPESNPGSSRASLRIGIPRVLNLWSTHQFWVGFFGALGVEGRRLVFSSDTSEEQGRQFGKGRGTVDCCYPVKCIAGHYGELVFGQKEKLDIVFSPMIYNLPSFLSGHVARTLACPRVMAAPENIKAGFMKERDVFAEQGLRYASPFVSLDEPKLVPKQLWEGLRGVIPGLTAEETARAVDEGYRSLADFNTRLRGKGREILEWCARENRPCLLVLARPYHMDPGIGHEIEVDLQAYGYPVLWAQYFPIDQDLMDWAFGEDIRAGIIRSAFDIRDVWPSSYSANTNEILWGAKAAARMPWVACVVRLASYECGMDQPTYTPVQQIVERSGTLFFSFQDLDSTKPAGSVKIRVETITHYLERYAMDIIEKKKAAMPPGCPLGGA; encoded by the coding sequence GAGATGGTTCGGACGGACGCCTTCCGCCGTCCCCGAGTCGAATCCGGGGTCGTCGCGGGCTAGCCTCCGGATCGGCATCCCGCGCGTCCTCAATCTCTGGTCCACCCACCAGTTCTGGGTGGGCTTCTTCGGCGCGCTCGGTGTCGAGGGGCGCCGCCTCGTGTTCTCGTCCGACACCTCCGAGGAGCAGGGGCGCCAGTTCGGCAAGGGCCGCGGCACCGTGGACTGCTGCTATCCGGTGAAGTGCATCGCCGGCCACTACGGCGAGCTGGTGTTCGGGCAGAAAGAGAAGCTCGACATCGTCTTCTCCCCCATGATCTACAACCTCCCCTCCTTCCTCTCCGGCCACGTCGCCCGCACGCTCGCCTGCCCCCGGGTGATGGCGGCCCCCGAGAACATCAAGGCCGGCTTCATGAAGGAGCGCGACGTGTTCGCGGAGCAGGGCCTCCGCTACGCCTCGCCGTTCGTGTCGCTGGACGAGCCCAAGCTCGTCCCCAAGCAGCTCTGGGAGGGGCTGCGGGGCGTGATCCCCGGCCTCACCGCCGAGGAGACGGCGCGCGCGGTGGACGAGGGTTATCGCTCGCTCGCCGACTTCAACACGCGGCTGCGGGGGAAAGGACGCGAGATCCTCGAGTGGTGCGCGCGAGAGAACCGGCCCTGCCTCCTCGTGCTCGCCCGTCCCTACCACATGGATCCCGGCATCGGCCACGAGATCGAGGTGGATCTCCAGGCCTACGGCTACCCGGTGCTGTGGGCCCAGTACTTTCCCATCGATCAGGACCTCATGGACTGGGCCTTCGGCGAGGACATCCGGGCCGGGATCATCCGATCGGCCTTCGACATTCGGGATGTCTGGCCGTCCTCGTACTCTGCCAACACCAACGAGATCCTGTGGGGGGCGAAGGCGGCGGCGCGCATGCCCTGGGTGGCCTGCGTGGTGCGGCTGGCGAGCTACGAATGCGGGATGGACCAGCCGACCTATACGCCGGTGCAGCAGATCGTGGAGCGCTCGGGCACTCTGTTCTTCTCGTTCCAGGATCTCGACTCGACCAAGCCCGCCGGCTCGGTGAAGATCCGCGTCGAGACCATCACCCATTACCTCGAGCGCTACGCGATGGATATCATCGAAAAGAAGAAGGCGGCGATGCCGCCGGGCTGCCCCCTCGGCGGGGCGTGA